From a region of the Lactuca sativa cultivar Salinas chromosome 4, Lsat_Salinas_v11, whole genome shotgun sequence genome:
- the LOC111893447 gene encoding ultraviolet-B receptor UVR8 yields the protein MDATTSGTPTLQYHNITDQPIPTIANRQTRHCFGDATPGEFPLSANPSIVLHVLTGCNLDPQDLAKLEATCSFFRQPAHFAPDHELCLSELAALDMCQKRAIFKPMASEERRQLKLRCGGSWKLVLRFLLAGETCSRREKSQAIAGPGHSIAVTSKGSVFTFGSNNSGQLGHGTTEEESTPRIIRSLQGIRIIHAAAGAGRTMLISDSGQVYAFGKDSFGEAEYGVQGSKQVNTPKLVESLKDIFVVQAAIGNFFTAVLSREGKVYTFSWGNESKLGHQTDPTDLEPHPLLGPLENIPVVQIAAGYCYLLALACQPSGMSVYSVGCGLGGKLGHGTKNDEKQPRLIEQFQTLNLQPMVVAAGAWHAAVVGTDGRVCTWGWGRYGCLGHGNEDCDSVPKVVESLSNVKAIHVATGDYTTFVVSSDGDVYSFGCGESSSLGHNTANADEQGNRHANVLSPKMVESLKQIKERVVQISLTNSIYWNAHTFALTETGKLYAFGAGDKGQLGMELVANQTERPTPERVELDLS from the exons ATGGACGCCACAACGAGTGGAACACCAACCCTTCAATACCACAACATCACCGATCAACCGATTCCCACCATCGCCAATCGACAAACCCGCCATTGTTTCGGAGATGCAACACCAGGAGAATTCCCATTGTCTGCAAACCCTTCAATCGTTCTTCATGTTCTCACTGGTTGTAATCTCGACCCACAAGATCTAGCAAAACTAGAG GCGACATGTTCTTTCTTTAGGCAGCCTGCCCATTTTGCCCCTGATCATGAGCTCTGTTTATCAGAGCTTGCTGCTCTCGACATGTGCCAAAAAAGAGCAATCTTTAAACCAATGGCTTCAGAAGAACGCCGCCAATTAAAACTACGATGCGGTGGTTCTTGGAAATTGGTTCTCAGATTCTTATTGGCCGGAGAAACATGCTCCAGAAGAGAAAAATCTCAGGCGATTGCAGGACCCGGCCATAGCATCGCCGTCACTTCCAAAGGTTCCGTTTTCACCTTTGGGTCAAATAACTCCGGTCAACTTGGTCATGGCACCACTGAAGAGGAGTCAACTCCTCGCATTATCAG ATCATTGCAAGGGATTCGTATCATACATGCAGCAGCAGGGGCAGGGCGCACAATGCTGATCAGTGATTCTGGGCAGGTCTACGCCTTTGGAAAGGACTCATTTGGTGAAGCAGAATATGGAGTTCAAGGAAGTAAACAAGTCAACACTCCTAAATTAGTCGAGTCTTTAAAAGACATATTTGTAGTACAAGCTGCAATTGGAAACTTCTTCACTGCTGTTTTATCACGTGAAGGAAAAGTCTACACTTTCTCATGGGGAAACGAGTCCAAACTCGGTCACCAAACCGACCCAACCGATCTCGAACCGCACCCCCTCCTGGGCCCACTCGAAAACATACCCGTCGTTCAAATCGCAGCTGGATACTGCTACCTTCTTGCTTTAGCCTGTCAACCTAGTGGCAT GTCTGTGTACTCTGTGGGATGTGGGTTAGGAGGGAAGCTAGGACACGGGACTAAAAATGATGAGAAACAACCGAGACTAATCGAGCAGTTTCAGACTTTGAACCTGCAGCCCATGGTGGTTGCAGCCGGTGCGTGGCATGCAGCCGTGGTTGGGACCGATGGTCGGGTGTGCACATGGGGTTGGGGTCGATATGGTTGTTTAGGTCATGGTAATGAAGATTGTGATTCGGTCCCGAAAGTGGTTGAATCTTTGAGCAATGTAAAAGCTATACATGTTGCTACGGGTGACTATACCACCTTTGTAGTTTCTAGTGATGGCGATGTTTATTCGTTTGGATGTGGTGAATCATCGAGTCTTGGACATAATACTGCAAATGCCGATGAACag GGTAATAGGCATGCAAATGTGTTGAGCCCGAAGATGGTGGAATCTTTAAAGCAAATTAAAGAAAGGGTGGTGCAAATTAGTTTGACAAATTCTATTTATTGGAACGCGCACACCTTTGCGCTCACGGAAACGGGAAAGTTGTATGCATTTGGAGCGGGGGACAAAGGGCAGTTAGGGATGGAACTTGTGGCTAACCAGACCGAGAGGCCGACACCGGAACGGGTCGAGCTCGATCTGAGTTAG